One Clostridium estertheticum DNA segment encodes these proteins:
- a CDS encoding response regulator, producing the protein MKVILVDDEKSMLLIMKKMISKVPEIEIAGAFQSSAQAYKFIKENRVDIAFIDIKMPEESGLDLARRIVSEFERIDIVFLTSHKEYALEAFDVHAVDYIVKPVSQERLEHTIKRIKERLIFPLPYSYGGASVKLSVYCLGGLDIRGVDGGSVKLTSSKSLELLAYLLLNKGEFVSKWRVIEDVFGEMSPHNAETYLNTTIYKLRKALLHHEMKSAVISVNESYRIDIKDIYIDFIDFDNRVNALCIINESNLEDAIKTEKLFVGQLFGDKGYHWSLPEKERLSEVHWDFVKKLGNYLLKNNSLTISLQIFKKMAIKNELDEEVNCLLMRVYAAKRDRISLIKQYNRYTKVLQRELEVTPASNTAKLYAELRKSLE; encoded by the coding sequence ATGAAAGTAATTTTAGTAGATGATGAAAAATCAATGTTGCTTATAATGAAGAAAATGATTTCAAAAGTCCCAGAAATTGAGATCGCAGGAGCTTTTCAGAGTTCTGCGCAAGCTTATAAATTCATAAAAGAAAACAGGGTGGATATTGCCTTTATAGATATCAAAATGCCGGAGGAGAGCGGATTAGATCTTGCCAGAAGAATTGTGTCAGAGTTCGAGAGAATTGATATTGTATTTTTAACTTCCCACAAGGAATATGCACTGGAGGCCTTTGATGTACATGCCGTTGACTATATTGTAAAGCCAGTTTCCCAGGAAAGGTTGGAACATACAATAAAAAGGATTAAAGAAAGACTCATTTTTCCGCTACCATATAGTTATGGAGGTGCATCAGTCAAGCTATCAGTTTATTGTTTGGGAGGCTTAGATATTAGAGGTGTGGACGGCGGGAGTGTGAAGTTGACTTCTTCTAAAAGCTTAGAATTATTAGCCTATCTGCTTTTAAATAAAGGGGAATTTGTATCTAAATGGAGAGTCATAGAGGATGTTTTCGGGGAAATGTCTCCGCATAATGCGGAAACCTATCTGAATACCACTATTTATAAACTAAGAAAGGCTTTGCTGCACCATGAAATGAAATCAGCAGTCATTTCTGTCAATGAAAGTTATAGGATAGATATCAAAGATATCTATATTGATTTCATAGACTTCGACAACCGAGTCAATGCTTTATGCATTATTAATGAATCCAACCTTGAAGATGCAATAAAAACAGAAAAGCTTTTTGTAGGTCAACTTTTTGGAGATAAAGGTTACCACTGGTCTTTACCTGAGAAAGAAAGACTCTCCGAAGTACATTGGGACTTTGTAAAAAAACTAGGAAACTATCTCTTGAAAAATAACAGTCTTACTATATCATTACAAATTTTTAAAAAGATGGCAATAAAAAACGAACTCGATGAAGAAGTAAACTGTCTCCTAATGCGGGTTTATGCTGCTAAAAGGGACAGAATATCACTGATTAAACAGTATAATAGATATACAAAAGTACTCCAAAGAGAGTTGGAAGTAACCCCAGCAAGTAATACAGCCAAGCTGTATGCCGAACTTAGAAAATCTCTCGAATAG
- a CDS encoding ABC transporter substrate binding protein, translated as MTDVRCKQKQIAVIIITLILLCSCLSNYVYAEGISDQKNVLVINSYHQGLTWSKDETDGIIDVLKKHNNNISIIEYMDWKNYPTDENKLHLFEYYKYKYQNKRIDVLIVTDDTALEFALENRKSLFSNAPIVFCGVNQDGIANITRGQVNLTGVLEEVDPTNTIKMALQINPSLKSVYVLFDNSESGVSTGELVIDKIKAMDMKLNIIPLNNLPYDELIKNVRGYNDDSIILVTTYYSDVNGKIVNFENVSREVSKNSNVPVYHLYDFGLNNGAVGGTMMSGKLQGMSAGNLAVRLLDGENPDNIPFTSPKTTRSVFDFQQLKRFNIPLSMIPKDYEIINKPFSFFETYKTLVLSVLAVFILLITFVYILLIHIRQIKKMDKNLFDSHEELTQIYEELEASDEEIRQQYDEVLTINERIRTSEEKLTYLAFHDTLTGLPNKLSLFENSNKNIFILTENKVALLFLDIDNFKYINDTLGHDFGDQLMIKVSERLASLLKENCSIYRLSGDEFIIIIKDIKEEGAGEVFASHIIDGFKEEFHVINSVLHVSLSIGITVCPEHGNDLEELLKYADIAMYRAKDAGRNRYVVYEQLMNEVLIERMNIEKYLHTALEKNEFEIYYQPQLDLESNKITGLEALMRWKSPELGFVSPLKFIKVAEDTHLIIPLGAWILRNSCAFLKKLHLKGYTCLTVSVNVSILQLLQIDFNDMVVDILEFFGLEPNYLELEITESILMESFETIGIKLESLREMGVRIALDDFGTGYSSLNYLKQLPISTLKIDKSFIDEITCENISETLTGQIIMLGKSMGMCIIAEGVERQEQLEYLINQECHKIQGYICSKPIPEGEIEKLLEISLVKNLFSLGGNVNE; from the coding sequence GTGACCGATGTACGCTGTAAACAAAAGCAAATAGCTGTAATAATAATTACACTGATTTTATTATGTTCATGTTTATCAAACTATGTGTATGCAGAGGGTATCAGCGATCAGAAAAATGTTCTGGTAATTAATTCATACCATCAGGGATTAACATGGTCTAAAGATGAAACTGATGGTATTATTGATGTTCTTAAAAAGCATAATAACAATATTTCTATAATTGAGTATATGGATTGGAAAAACTATCCTACAGATGAAAATAAATTACATTTGTTTGAGTATTATAAATACAAGTATCAAAACAAACGTATAGACGTACTAATTGTAACGGATGATACGGCGCTGGAATTTGCATTAGAGAATAGGAAAAGTTTGTTTTCAAATGCACCAATTGTATTTTGTGGAGTAAATCAGGATGGTATTGCCAATATTACAAGGGGGCAAGTTAATCTTACAGGTGTTCTTGAGGAAGTTGATCCGACAAATACAATAAAAATGGCTTTGCAAATTAATCCTTCTTTAAAAAGTGTGTATGTACTATTTGATAATTCAGAAAGTGGAGTATCTACTGGTGAACTGGTTATAGATAAAATCAAAGCAATGGATATGAAATTGAACATTATTCCACTGAATAACCTACCTTATGATGAACTAATTAAAAACGTCAGGGGCTATAATGACGATAGTATTATTCTTGTTACTACCTATTACAGTGATGTTAATGGAAAAATAGTGAATTTCGAAAATGTATCAAGGGAAGTTAGTAAGAATAGTAATGTTCCAGTATATCATTTATATGACTTTGGTTTAAATAATGGTGCCGTTGGCGGAACGATGATGAGTGGAAAGCTTCAAGGAATGAGTGCAGGAAATTTGGCTGTGCGGTTACTTGATGGAGAAAATCCAGATAATATTCCTTTTACATCTCCGAAAACCACTCGGTCTGTCTTTGATTTTCAACAGTTAAAAAGATTTAATATACCATTAAGCATGATTCCCAAAGATTATGAGATAATTAACAAGCCATTTTCTTTTTTTGAGACATATAAAACACTTGTATTGAGTGTTTTAGCTGTATTTATCCTATTAATTACTTTTGTGTATATTCTGTTAATTCATATCAGGCAAATAAAAAAAATGGACAAAAACCTTTTTGACAGTCATGAGGAACTTACACAAATATATGAGGAATTAGAAGCTTCTGACGAAGAGATACGCCAACAATATGATGAAGTATTGACAATTAATGAAAGGATCAGAACAAGTGAAGAAAAGCTCACTTATCTTGCCTTTCATGATACATTAACGGGACTTCCGAATAAACTCTCATTGTTTGAGAACTCTAACAAAAATATTTTTATTTTAACTGAAAATAAAGTAGCTTTACTATTTCTTGATATAGATAATTTTAAGTATATAAATGATACTTTAGGACATGACTTTGGTGATCAGTTAATGATCAAAGTAAGTGAAAGACTGGCTTCACTCTTGAAAGAAAATTGTTCTATTTATAGACTCAGTGGTGATGAATTTATTATTATAATTAAAGATATTAAAGAAGAAGGGGCGGGAGAAGTATTTGCTTCTCATATTATTGATGGTTTTAAAGAAGAATTTCATGTTATAAATAGTGTATTACATGTTAGTTTAAGTATTGGGATTACTGTTTGTCCTGAGCATGGTAATGATTTGGAAGAATTACTTAAGTATGCTGATATTGCTATGTATAGGGCAAAAGACGCAGGTAGAAATAGATATGTTGTATATGAGCAGTTAATGAATGAAGTTCTTATAGAAAGAATGAATATTGAAAAGTATTTGCATACAGCGCTTGAAAAAAATGAATTTGAAATATATTATCAACCGCAGCTTGATTTAGAGTCAAATAAAATAACGGGGCTTGAAGCTCTTATGAGATGGAAAAGTCCAGAATTGGGTTTTGTTTCCCCCCTCAAGTTTATTAAAGTAGCAGAGGATACTCATTTGATTATACCGTTGGGAGCTTGGATCTTAAGAAATTCATGTGCTTTTTTGAAAAAACTTCATTTAAAGGGTTACACGTGTTTGACCGTATCAGTAAACGTCTCTATATTACAGCTTTTGCAGATCGATTTTAATGATATGGTTGTAGATATCCTTGAATTCTTTGGGCTTGAGCCTAATTATCTAGAATTGGAGATTACAGAATCAATATTGATGGAATCTTTTGAAACTATTGGTATAAAATTAGAAAGTCTAAGAGAAATGGGAGTGAGAATTGCCCTGGATGACTTTGGTACAGGTTATTCTTCATTAAATTACTTAAAACAGTTACCTATATCAACTTTGAAAATAGATAAGTCGTTTATAGATGAGATTACCTGTGAAAATATAAGCGAAACCTTAACAGGTCAAATTATTATGTTAGGCAAAAGTATGGGTATGTGTATAATAGCTGAAGGAGTGGAAAGGCAGGAACAATTGGAGTATTTGATTAATCAGGAATGCCATAAAATTCAGGGTTATATTTGCAGTAAACCAATTCCAGAGGGTGAGATAGAAAAATTACTGGAAATTAGTTTAGTGAAGAATCTGTTTAGTTTAGGGGGGAATGTTAATGAATAA
- a CDS encoding ATP-binding protein, translated as MDRRSISIRTIIISSFIMLMVTTIFIICFTLFSNWRVSTDNIISEMVNDTSKEISNKIETFINVPLQINEANHNLMENKVVDIYNKIESEKFFVGVLKSNNQEVYSFSYGTENGEYYGARRNEKNEIEIMKNDAETKGDSWYYSINNDLTAGKFSVDAGKFDPRTRDWYKIAKEKQKPVFSPAYKHFFMDDLAISAAYPIYNKDGVLQGVLGTHIILSKINIYLKEIIKDKSAISYIVEKSTGKLVANSLDMPNFKILADKKVERKKIEEIDNKSIIEAYQNYKNNSNSSFTVKTKNDRLHINLTDYKKEGLDWLIITGIPESQFTVDMIKSIRISIVFSIIAIIISILIYMKITEIILKPTYNLISTTEKFSKGDFLQRAKVFRNDETGKLSKAFNKMAEQLYILINNLEEKVKERTVELEKANGALKEREGNIRLLLDSTAEGIYGMDLKGNATFCNTSCLRMLGYKHQDELMGKSMHWQIHYKRSDGTNFPMEECKVLNAIVKGERTHVEDDVFWRADGNCFPVQYFSYPQYYDGKVIGAVVTFTDITQRKLEQNEIIKAKEAAEAANIAKSLFLANMSHEIRTPMNGIVGFLQLLENTELNSEQLEFIDIMKTSTDTLLTVVNDILDISKIEAGKLELEHISFDIYSTIEKAVIFFNTRAEEKGLKLNILIRPDIPQFVVGDPTKLRQVISNLISNAVKFTDNGEVFIEAFLNKQTDETIEVLFTVKDTGIGMTEQEISKLFAPFIQADSSSTRKYGGTGLGLAICKNIVEMMDGKINLVSEKEIGTTFTFTITLNKTEDNQVKIPTKYSIMEGKKEIIYNSKLTILLVEDNKVNRMLFIKLLKMKGFCCDIAINGEEAVKACFNSNYDIIFMDCQMPVMDGYEATRQIREAEGDRKHTIIVAMTAYAMKGDAEKCIEKGMDAYLGKPIDFEQVTKMLKRYGGVEDSDTKALESANTYSETVLSLMNASGLDKVTCEELLYEFYAYAESLIKEIKENILNNRFKEVGILLHQLKGTAGNVRAKEIGKHAMEAEEALRIESNELLGSLLKGIEKSLYILRENGKGGY; from the coding sequence ATGGATAGAAGAAGTATTTCAATAAGGACCATAATTATTAGTTCATTTATTATGCTTATGGTAACTACGATTTTTATAATATGTTTTACACTGTTTTCAAATTGGAGAGTATCTACAGATAATATTATTAGTGAAATGGTGAATGACACAAGTAAAGAGATTTCAAATAAAATAGAAACATTCATTAATGTTCCTTTGCAGATAAATGAAGCAAACCATAATTTAATGGAAAATAAAGTCGTGGATATTTACAATAAGATTGAGAGTGAAAAGTTTTTTGTAGGAGTTCTTAAATCAAATAACCAGGAAGTATATAGTTTCAGTTACGGCACCGAAAATGGTGAATATTATGGTGCTCGTAGGAACGAAAAAAATGAGATTGAGATTATGAAAAATGATGCTGAAACTAAAGGGGATTCCTGGTACTATTCTATAAATAATGATTTGACTGCAGGAAAATTTTCGGTGGATGCAGGGAAATTCGACCCCCGTACAAGAGATTGGTACAAAATCGCAAAAGAAAAACAAAAACCGGTATTTTCTCCTGCGTATAAACATTTTTTTATGGATGATTTAGCAATTTCAGCTGCTTATCCAATTTATAATAAAGACGGTGTACTTCAAGGAGTACTCGGAACACATATTATTCTTTCAAAAATAAATATTTATTTGAAAGAAATTATAAAAGACAAGAGTGCTATTTCTTATATTGTAGAGAAAAGTACAGGGAAACTTGTTGCAAATTCACTTGATATGCCTAATTTCAAAATTCTTGCAGATAAGAAAGTAGAAAGAAAAAAAATTGAAGAAATTGACAATAAATCTATAATAGAGGCATATCAAAATTACAAAAACAATTCAAATAGTAGTTTTACAGTAAAAACTAAAAATGATAGGCTACATATAAATCTAACGGATTATAAAAAAGAAGGCTTAGATTGGCTGATTATAACAGGTATTCCTGAAAGTCAGTTTACAGTAGATATGATAAAAAGTATTCGTATTTCCATAGTATTCTCAATTATTGCAATTATTATATCCATACTAATATATATGAAGATCACAGAGATAATTCTAAAACCCACCTATAATTTGATAAGTACTACAGAGAAATTTTCAAAGGGAGACTTCTTACAGAGAGCGAAGGTTTTCAGAAATGATGAGACAGGAAAATTATCGAAGGCATTCAACAAAATGGCAGAACAACTATATATACTCATCAATAATCTTGAGGAGAAAGTAAAAGAGAGAACGGTAGAACTTGAGAAAGCTAACGGTGCACTAAAGGAGAGAGAGGGAAATATACGACTTCTTCTAGACTCTACTGCCGAAGGAATATATGGTATGGATTTGAAAGGAAATGCTACCTTCTGCAACACCAGTTGTCTCCGCATGCTTGGATACAAACATCAAGATGAGTTAATGGGAAAAAGCATGCATTGGCAAATTCATTATAAGCGTTCAGATGGAACGAACTTCCCAATGGAGGAATGTAAAGTTTTAAACGCAATCGTTAAAGGTGAACGCACCCATGTGGAGGACGATGTATTTTGGAGGGCTGATGGTAACTGTTTCCCCGTACAATATTTTTCCTATCCTCAGTATTATGACGGGAAAGTTATTGGTGCAGTAGTAACCTTTACTGACATCACCCAGCGAAAACTAGAACAAAATGAAATAATAAAAGCAAAAGAAGCAGCAGAAGCAGCAAATATAGCAAAGAGCCTATTTCTTGCCAATATGAGTCATGAAATCAGAACTCCAATGAATGGAATTGTAGGATTTTTACAGCTACTTGAGAATACAGAGCTAAATAGTGAACAGCTGGAATTTATAGATATTATGAAAACCTCTACAGATACTTTGCTTACAGTTGTCAATGATATTCTTGACATCTCAAAAATTGAAGCAGGTAAACTAGAACTTGAGCATATTTCATTTGATATATATTCAACTATAGAAAAGGCTGTAATTTTTTTTAATACCAGAGCAGAGGAAAAAGGTCTTAAACTTAATATACTTATCAGGCCAGACATTCCTCAGTTTGTAGTAGGGGATCCCACAAAGTTAAGACAGGTCATTAGTAATCTAATAAGTAATGCAGTAAAATTTACGGATAATGGTGAAGTGTTTATTGAAGCCTTCTTAAACAAGCAAACTGATGAGACTATAGAAGTATTATTCACTGTAAAGGACACGGGTATCGGAATGACTGAGCAAGAAATTAGTAAGCTTTTTGCACCATTTATACAAGCGGATTCATCTTCTACAAGAAAATATGGTGGGACTGGACTAGGCCTTGCAATATGTAAGAATATTGTGGAAATGATGGATGGAAAAATAAATCTTGTAAGTGAAAAGGAAATAGGAACTACTTTTACTTTCACTATAACTCTCAATAAAACTGAAGACAACCAAGTTAAAATACCAACGAAGTATTCAATTATGGAAGGCAAAAAGGAAATTATTTATAATAGCAAGCTAACAATATTACTGGTTGAAGATAATAAGGTTAACAGGATGTTATTTATCAAGTTACTAAAAATGAAAGGGTTCTGTTGTGATATCGCCATAAATGGCGAGGAAGCTGTCAAGGCATGCTTTAATAGCAACTATGATATCATTTTTATGGACTGCCAAATGCCAGTGATGGATGGTTATGAAGCAACAAGACAGATTCGTGAGGCAGAGGGGGATAGAAAACATACTATCATTGTAGCCATGACTGCCTACGCTATGAAAGGTGATGCAGAAAAATGCATAGAAAAAGGAATGGATGCATATTTGGGCAAGCCCATTGATTTTGAACAGGTGACGAAAATGCTTAAAAGGTATGGTGGTGTTGAGGATAGTGACACTAAGGCCCTAGAGAGTGCAAATACCTATTCAGAAACTGTACTTTCTCTTATGAACGCATCAGGATTAGACAAGGTAACCTGTGAAGAATTATTGTACGAATTTTATGCATATGCTGAAAGTTTAATCAAGGAAATTAAAGAGAATATCCTTAATAATAGATTTAAAGAAGTGGGTATTCTTTTACATCAATTAAAAGGTACGGCGGGAAACGTAAGAGCGAAAGAGATAGGAAAGCATGCTATGGAAGCTGAAGAAGCACTGAGAATTGAAAGCAATGAACTGCTCGGCAGTTTATTGAAAGGAATAGAGAAATCATTATATATTTTAAGAGAAAATGGCAAGGGAGGATACTGA
- a CDS encoding GGDEF domain-containing protein — translation MNKKMELLRETINNLIVLEPHDDMDLLNKSQEMDLLILQSIKRSNFVTIIMGDEHMNEFDIIIDKLQPFEKIYQSIRIVDPVRKKALELNESQLCETDVICHEFLKKEIICENCISIRAYNEDDTIFKMGHIGNEIYMVIAIPISIQEKKFVVELFKDVTNSLYLRDGKLLGHEVKMLSTIEHMNQAAVKDELTDLYNRRYINEKLPVDLLNSSLRNEPLSVIFADLDFFKTVNDKYGYIIGGQVLREFAKELKRHISISKDWLARYGGEEFMICLSNTDSDAATALAERIRKSVMKKKFNIGNERIQLTCSFGVHTVCNENEYLTIDEIIELADKKIYQAKAGGRYRVV, via the coding sequence ATGAATAAAAAAATGGAGTTATTAAGGGAAACCATTAATAATTTGATAGTTTTAGAACCTCACGATGATATGGATCTGTTAAATAAAAGCCAGGAAATGGATCTGTTAATATTGCAGTCAATAAAAAGAAGTAATTTTGTTACAATTATCATGGGGGATGAGCATATGAACGAATTTGATATTATTATAGATAAGCTTCAACCATTTGAAAAAATATATCAGTCTATAAGAATTGTTGATCCAGTGAGAAAAAAAGCTCTTGAGCTGAATGAAAGTCAATTATGTGAAACTGATGTCATTTGTCATGAGTTCTTGAAAAAGGAAATTATTTGCGAAAACTGTATCTCTATAAGGGCATACAATGAGGATGATACTATTTTTAAAATGGGTCATATTGGTAATGAGATTTACATGGTAATAGCAATTCCTATATCAATTCAAGAGAAAAAATTTGTTGTAGAATTGTTTAAAGATGTTACCAATAGCTTGTATCTGAGGGATGGAAAACTACTTGGACATGAAGTGAAGATGTTATCTACAATTGAACATATGAATCAGGCAGCAGTGAAGGATGAATTGACGGATTTATATAATAGGAGATATATAAATGAAAAGCTACCTGTGGATTTATTAAACTCTTCATTAAGAAATGAGCCGCTATCAGTTATATTTGCGGATTTGGATTTCTTTAAAACGGTTAATGATAAATATGGATATATTATAGGGGGCCAAGTATTGCGAGAATTTGCTAAAGAGTTAAAGAGACACATCAGTATTAGTAAAGACTGGCTAGCAAGATATGGGGGTGAAGAATTCATGATATGCCTTTCTAATACCGATAGTGATGCTGCAACAGCTCTTGCAGAAAGGATTAGAAAGAGTGTTATGAAAAAGAAATTCAATATTGGGAATGAACGAATTCAGTTGACATGTAGCTTCGGAGTTCATACAGTTTGTAATGAGAATGAATATCTAACTATTGACGAAATAATTGAGCTTGCTGACAAAAAAATATATCAAGCTAAAGCAGGTGGCAGGTATAGAGTAGTTTAG